A genomic region of Glycine max cultivar Williams 82 chromosome 15, Glycine_max_v4.0, whole genome shotgun sequence contains the following coding sequences:
- the LOC100776603 gene encoding transcription factor GTE7 isoform X2 — MASAVLANRNEPNWPKHRVGGAGFMGKVPFSNPNPKSKSNPKLANSKRTLSASDDASSINRRSNDFVTFSQYVSFNIASYTNKEINDLKDRLTSELERTQRIRNRIESGDLQPGQSFNGHPKKPSNKKVSGNKRPLPSNSATDLKRSHSEVGSLMKGCSQVLQKLMKHKHGWIFNAPVDVVGLQLTDYYDVIKQPMDLGTVKSNLSMNKYTTPSDFASDVRLTFNNALAYNPKGHDVYTVAELLLTRFEELYRPLHEKFEGSVGHDRESEEELQASSWSHVEPERVKKKENPTPPPPPPPEKLQQEPPQPPASSSNPPLLQSPVRTPSPMRAPPVKPLKQPKPKAKDPNKRDMSLEEKHKLGLGLQSLPPEKMEQVVQIIRRRNGHLKQDGDEIELDIEAVDTETLWELDRLVTNYKKMVSKIKRQALMGNIYNDNVQANKGNEELPAREKVERAAVEAKKPKKVEAGDEDVDIGDEIPTSMFPPVEIEKDKDVAGGHASSSSCSSGSSSSDSSSSSDSDSGSSSGSDSEADNGQS, encoded by the exons ATGGCTTCCGCCGTCCTAGCTAACCGGAACGAACCTAATTGGCCGAAGCATAGAGTCGGTGGTGCAGGATTCATGGGAAAAGTACCTTtctctaaccctaaccctaaatcTAAATCTAATCCTAAATTAGCGAATAGCAAGAGGACTCTATCGGCATCGGACGATGCTTCCTCTATCAATAGGCGATCGAACGACTTCGTAACATTCTCCCAGTACGTCTCCTTCAACATCGCATCGTACACGAATAAGGAGATCAACGACCTGAAAGATCGGCTTACTTCGGAGCTCGAACGGACTCAGAGGATCAGAAATCGAATCGAGTCCGGTGATTTGCAACCTGGACAGAGCTTTAACGGCCATCCGAAGAAACCGTCGAACAAAAAGGTTTCCGGCAACAAGCGACCCTTGCCGTCGAATTCCGCGACGGATTTAAAACGATCGCATTCGGAGGTTGGGAGCTTGATGAAGGGTTGCTCGCAGGTTTTGCAGAAGCTTATGAAACACAAACATGGGTGGATCTTCAACGCTCCCGTTGATGTTGTTGGGTTGCAACTTACCGATTACTACGATGTAATTAAGCAACCCATGGATCTGGGAACGGTGAAGTCCAATCTTTCCATGAACAAGTACACGACGCCCTCCGATTTCGCCTCTGATGTGAGATTAACTTTCAACAATGCACTGGCTTACAACCCTAAGGGTCACGATGTGTACACCGTGGCAGAGCTGCTTCTGACGAGGTTTGAGGAGCTGTATCGGCCGTTGCATGAGAAATTCGAAGGTAGCGTAGGTCATGATCGCGAATCTGAGGAGGAATTGCAAGCCAGTTCGTGGAGCCACGTTGAGCCAGAGAGGGTGAAGAAAAAGGAGAATCCGACcccacctcctcctcctcctccggaGAAATTGCAACAAGAGCCTCCTCAGCCCCCTGCAAGTTCCTCTAACCCTCCATTGCTGCAGTCTCCGGTGCGCACGCCATCCCCAATGCGAGCTCCTCCTGTGAAGCCTTTGAAGCAACCAAAGCCGAAGGCCAAGGACCCTAACAAGAGGGACATGAGTCTTGAAGAGAAACACAAgttggggttagggttgcagAGTTTGCCGCCTGAGAAAATGGAACAGGTGGTGCAGATTATTAGGAGGAGAAACGGGCATTTGAAGCAGGATGGGGATGAGATCGAGTTAGACATTGAGGCTGTTGACACAGAAACACTTTGGGAACTTGATCGGTTGGTGACCAATTATAAGAAGATGGTTAGCAAGATCAAGAGGCAGGCATTGATGGGCAACATCTACAACGACAATGTGCAGGCTAACAAAGGCAATGAG GAATTGCCTGCTAGGGAGAAGGTTGAAAGGGCAGCAGTTGAGGCGAAGAAGCCAAAGAAAGTAGAAGCAGGGGATGAGGATGTTGACATTGGCGACGAGATTCCAACGAGTATGTTTCCCCCTGTGGAGATTGAGAAAGATAAAGATGTTGCTGGAGGCCATGCAAGTAGTAGTTCTTGTAGCTCTGGTAGTTCAAGCAGTGATTCCTCATCGTCTAGTG ATTCGGATTCGGGGAGTTCCTCAGGGAGTGATTCTGAAGCAGACAACGGGCAATCATAA
- the LOC100776603 gene encoding transcription factor GTE7 isoform X1 has protein sequence MASAVLANRNEPNWPKHRVGGAGFMGKVPFSNPNPKSKSNPKLANSKRTLSASDDASSINRRSNDFVTFSQYVSFNIASYTNKEINDLKDRLTSELERTQRIRNRIESGDLQPGQSFNGHPKKPSNKKVSGNKRPLPSNSATDLKRSHSEVGSLMKGCSQVLQKLMKHKHGWIFNAPVDVVGLQLTDYYDVIKQPMDLGTVKSNLSMNKYTTPSDFASDVRLTFNNALAYNPKGHDVYTVAELLLTRFEELYRPLHEKFEGSVGHDRESEEELQASSWSHVEPERVKKKENPTPPPPPPPEKLQQEPPQPPASSSNPPLLQSPVRTPSPMRAPPVKPLKQPKPKAKDPNKRDMSLEEKHKLGLGLQSLPPEKMEQVVQIIRRRNGHLKQDGDEIELDIEAVDTETLWELDRLVTNYKKMVSKIKRQALMGNIYNDNVQANKGNEELPAREKVERAAVEAKKPKKVEAGDEDVDIGDEIPTSMFPPVEIEKDKDVAGGHASSSSCSSGSSSSDSSSSSGTLLCMLWFLVETLFLRENFKFDHYCRFGFGEFLRE, from the exons ATGGCTTCCGCCGTCCTAGCTAACCGGAACGAACCTAATTGGCCGAAGCATAGAGTCGGTGGTGCAGGATTCATGGGAAAAGTACCTTtctctaaccctaaccctaaatcTAAATCTAATCCTAAATTAGCGAATAGCAAGAGGACTCTATCGGCATCGGACGATGCTTCCTCTATCAATAGGCGATCGAACGACTTCGTAACATTCTCCCAGTACGTCTCCTTCAACATCGCATCGTACACGAATAAGGAGATCAACGACCTGAAAGATCGGCTTACTTCGGAGCTCGAACGGACTCAGAGGATCAGAAATCGAATCGAGTCCGGTGATTTGCAACCTGGACAGAGCTTTAACGGCCATCCGAAGAAACCGTCGAACAAAAAGGTTTCCGGCAACAAGCGACCCTTGCCGTCGAATTCCGCGACGGATTTAAAACGATCGCATTCGGAGGTTGGGAGCTTGATGAAGGGTTGCTCGCAGGTTTTGCAGAAGCTTATGAAACACAAACATGGGTGGATCTTCAACGCTCCCGTTGATGTTGTTGGGTTGCAACTTACCGATTACTACGATGTAATTAAGCAACCCATGGATCTGGGAACGGTGAAGTCCAATCTTTCCATGAACAAGTACACGACGCCCTCCGATTTCGCCTCTGATGTGAGATTAACTTTCAACAATGCACTGGCTTACAACCCTAAGGGTCACGATGTGTACACCGTGGCAGAGCTGCTTCTGACGAGGTTTGAGGAGCTGTATCGGCCGTTGCATGAGAAATTCGAAGGTAGCGTAGGTCATGATCGCGAATCTGAGGAGGAATTGCAAGCCAGTTCGTGGAGCCACGTTGAGCCAGAGAGGGTGAAGAAAAAGGAGAATCCGACcccacctcctcctcctcctccggaGAAATTGCAACAAGAGCCTCCTCAGCCCCCTGCAAGTTCCTCTAACCCTCCATTGCTGCAGTCTCCGGTGCGCACGCCATCCCCAATGCGAGCTCCTCCTGTGAAGCCTTTGAAGCAACCAAAGCCGAAGGCCAAGGACCCTAACAAGAGGGACATGAGTCTTGAAGAGAAACACAAgttggggttagggttgcagAGTTTGCCGCCTGAGAAAATGGAACAGGTGGTGCAGATTATTAGGAGGAGAAACGGGCATTTGAAGCAGGATGGGGATGAGATCGAGTTAGACATTGAGGCTGTTGACACAGAAACACTTTGGGAACTTGATCGGTTGGTGACCAATTATAAGAAGATGGTTAGCAAGATCAAGAGGCAGGCATTGATGGGCAACATCTACAACGACAATGTGCAGGCTAACAAAGGCAATGAG GAATTGCCTGCTAGGGAGAAGGTTGAAAGGGCAGCAGTTGAGGCGAAGAAGCCAAAGAAAGTAGAAGCAGGGGATGAGGATGTTGACATTGGCGACGAGATTCCAACGAGTATGTTTCCCCCTGTGGAGATTGAGAAAGATAAAGATGTTGCTGGAGGCCATGCAAGTAGTAGTTCTTGTAGCTCTGGTAGTTCAAGCAGTGATTCCTCATCGTCTAGTGGTACTCTATTGTGTATGCTTTGGTTTTTAGTTGAAACTCTTTTTCTGAGGgaaaattttaagtttgatcACTATTGCAGATTCGGATTCGGGGAGTTCCTCAGGGAGTGA
- the PGYRP7 gene encoding uncharacterized protein PGYRP7 isoform X1 has product MKCYFWIFLLNSLHQLYTLPAFYCVYINIRQTLVFQPKYKFCLPRNIFWVYLVFAKGVLVEMSEIKYGYPYPAQGTYQGPPPVAAPPQYYAAPPPRREPGFLEGCLAALCCCCLLDECCCDPTIVFAS; this is encoded by the exons atgaaatgctaTTTCTGGATCTTTCTTCTTAATTCTCTCCACCAATTATATACTCTCCCTGCCTTCTATTGTGTGTATATAAATATACGTCAAACCCTTGTATTCCAACCCAAATACAAGTTCTGTCTTccaagaaatattttttgggtCTATCTGGTTTTTGCAAAGGGTGTTCTTGTTGAGATGAGTGAGATCAAATATGGCTATCCATACCCAGCTCAAg GTACTTATCAGGGGCCGCCTCCGGTGGCGGCACCTCCACAGTACTATGCTGCTCCACCGCCTAGAAGAGAACCGGGTTTCCTTGAGGGATG CCTAGCGGCTTTGTGTTGCTGCTGCCTCTTGGACGAGTGCTGCTGTGATCCAACTATTGTTTTTGCTAGCTAA
- the PGYRP7 gene encoding uncharacterized protein PGYRP7 isoform X2 — translation MPKIGTIPHEQQAPSRVQTQLNSTSSEEREAAQEYSCPRITPRVKKEVLIRGRLRWRHLHSTMLLHRLEENRVSLRDA, via the exons ATGCCAAAGATAGGTACCATTCCCCACGAACAGCAAGCACCCTCCAGAGTCCAGACTCAACTCAACTCAACAT cttcggaagaaagagAAGCTGCACAAGAGTATTCTTGCCCTCGAATCACGCCACGTGTGAAAAAGGAG GTACTTATCAGGGGCCGCCTCCGGTGGCGGCACCTCCACAGTACTATGCTGCTCCACCGCCTAGAAGAGAACCGGGTTTCCTTGAGGGATG CCTAG
- the LOC100780332 gene encoding leucine-rich repeat extensin-like protein 2 — MKENYSYQSYPDSGESSPRSREIDFENPPPWDHQNYKAKFICSYGGKIHPRSHDNQLSYVGGDTKILAVDRSIKFPAMLAKLSALCDAQDNNITFKYQLPGEDLDALISVTNDDDLDHMMHEYDRLYRASARPSRMRLFLFPSDTPPSPPPASAPPDTVIKPNNVDFLFALEKNVAVPAPPPPQPPPVSVKFNDPLPEPVAPQPEYRSRLNFNPAVSDPSAIQRQLHQLQIAENEKASYRRKNEDNYPAGDYYVQKMPEKFPPANFPASAPGYWPEKHVSGEAYPPAVTATSGGGEPSVYMIPAPGTFYHAPVMRPPATQGYYAVQQMGSDNYREAPVYGGVPPPKAAIPASLAPAQQPVKAPAYTEGFGMVRPGGMLDNTVGPYSQVAYDSASGRQVYYTVPGGGVVHAPPYQGVFPPVTADMRPGVVSLGQDVKVINKVTQGSV; from the coding sequence atgaaggAGAACTACTCATACCAATCGTATCCAGATTCAGGCGAGTCCTCTCCACGCTCCAGAGAGATCGACTTCGAGAACCCTCCTCCATGGGACCACCAAAACTACAAAGCCAAGTTCATCTGCAGCTATGGCGGCAAGATCCACCCACGCTCCCACGACAACCAGCTCTCCTACGTCGGCGGCGACACCAAAATCCTCGCCGTCGACCGCTCCATCAAGTTCCCCGCCATGCTTGCCAAACTCTCCGCCCTCTGCGACGCCCAAGACAACAACATCACCTTCAAGTACCAGCTCCCCGGCGAAGACCTCGACGCTCTCATCTCCGTCACCAACGACGACGACCTTGACCACATGATGCACGAGTACGATCGCCTCTACCGCGCTTCCGCTAGACCCTCCCGCATGCGATTATTCCTCTTTCCTTCCGATACTCCTCCTTCGCCTCCACCTGCTTCTGCTCCACCTGATACCGTTATCAAACCTAATAACGTCGATTTTCTCTTCGCTCTCGAAAAAAACGTCGCCGTCCCTGCTCCTCCGCCTCCTCAGCCACCACCGGTTTCTGTCAAATTTAATGATCCGCTGCCGGAGCCTGTGGCGCCGCAGCCGGAGTACCGGTCGCGGTTGAATTTTAACCCTGCGGTTTCGGATCCAAGCGCGATTCAGCGCCAGTTGCATCAATTGCAAATTGCGGAGAACGAGAAAGCTTCGTATCGGAGGAAGAACGAGGATAATTACCCTGCCGGTGATTACTACGTTCAGAAAATGCCCGAGAAGTTCCCGCCAGCGAATTTTCCGGCAAGCGCACCGGGTTATTGGCCTGAAAAACATGTTTCCGGCGAGGCTTATCCGCCGGCGGTTACGGCAACGTCCGGCGGAGGGGAACCGTCGGTTTATATGATTCCGGCGCCGGGGACGTTCTATCATGCACCAGTTATGCGGCCTCCGGCCACTCAGGGATACTACGCAGTGCAACAAATGGGTTCTGATAATTACCGTGAAGCACCGGTTTATGGCGGTGTTCCGCCGCCTAAAGCGGCGATTCCGGCTAGCTTGGCGCCGGCGCAGCAGCCGGTTAAGGCTCCCGCGTATACGGAAGGATTCGGAATGGTTCGGCCAGGTGGGATGCTGGATAATACGGTTGGTCCGTACTCGCAGGTGGCGTACGATAGTGCGAGTGGGAGACAGGTTTATTATACTGTGCCGGGTGGTGGGGTAGTGCACGCTCCTCCGTACCAAGGGGTTTTTCCGCCCGTAACCGCAGATATGAGACCGGGTGTGGTGTCGTTGGGTCAGGATGTTAAAGTCATAAACAAGGTTACTCAAGGTTCAGTGTGA